In Mercenaria mercenaria strain notata chromosome 13, MADL_Memer_1, whole genome shotgun sequence, a single window of DNA contains:
- the LOC123530066 gene encoding uncharacterized protein LOC123530066 produces the protein MADAMLQQQSVQKDASTDATTVSRQQEGSSKGAGTVRASESGKPRGKQPANPSKTPHVKLTTATNSDAFNAEALSILRQMNANINKTNKTVEELTGRVDALYNDFDGGDYDLSQGNGNDDYDVQDWEQDDQYAPDDQRSLSGDDDDVFSRSAKKFQKSDSVAPEVSEKLATVVNSTFREGMSDEHFCDVSKNILRPSNCEALKETRVNSGVWSVLKPTTQTDDSKMRGIQNSIVKAACNIVKIMDKGSQMFDDEMLVWGTDAIGLLGHANRWINIRRRDLHKRDMDPKLHHLCSPMVPFTDQLYGDSMIKDIKDIQELNKISRNVVRGGSSGRFRGRQFRGRRFQPYSRRAPSGRMRSGTGRSRQGMRDQKKSTTFQAA, from the exons ATGGCAGATGCTATGTTGCAGCAGCAATCTGTGCAAAAAGATGCGTCTACGGATGCTACTACAGTTAGTAGACAGCAAGAAGGCTCCTCAAAGGGTGCAGGTACTGTTAGAGCTTCTGAGTCGGGTAAGCCTAGAGGGAAACAACCCGCTAATCCGTCAAAAACTCCTCATGTAAAGTTGACCACGGCGACTAATTCAGATGCATTTAATGCTGAGGCACTGTCCATTTTAAGACAAATGAATGCtaacattaataaaacaaataagacAGTGGAAGAATTAACCGGTAGAGTTGATGCCTTGTATAATGATTTTGATGGAGGTGACTATGACTTGTCACAGGGTAATGGAAATGATGACTATGACGTTCAAGATTGGGAGCAAGATGACCAGTATGCTCCTGATGATCAGAGGTCTTTGTCTGGAGATGATGATGACGTTTTCAGTCGATCTGCAAAGAAATTTCAGAAGTCGGACTCTGTTGCTCCTGAGGTGTCTGAAAAATTGGCTACTGTTGTCAACAGTACATTTAGAGAGGGCATGTCGGATGAACATTTTTGTGATGTGTCTAAGAACATTTTACGCCCAAGTAACTGTGAAGCCCTTAAAGAAACAAGAGTTAATTCAGGTGTTTGGTCAGTTCTGAAGCCAACCACACAGACAGATGACTCTAAGATGCGAGGTATTCAGAATAGTATCGTAAAAGCAGCCTGTAACATTGTGAAAATTATGGATAAAGGCAGTCAAATGTTCGATGATGAGATGTTAGTTTGGGGTACTGATGCAATTGGTCTTCTAGGACATGCAAATCGATGGATTAATATCCGTAGAAGAGACTTGCATAAGAGGGATATGGATCCGAAACTACACCACCTGTGTTCACCCATGGTTCCTTTCACAGACCAACTTTATGGTGACTCTATGATCAAAGATATCAAAGATATCCAGGAGCTCAATAAGATCAGCAGAAATGTAGTTAGAGGTGGCAGTAGTGGACGCTTTAGAGGTCGTCAGTTTAGAGGCCGTAGGTTTCAACCTTACAGCAGACGAGCACCTTCTGGGCGTATGAGATCTGGTACTGGTAGATCCCGACAAGGGATGAGAGATCAGAAGAAGTCTACCACTTTCCAGGCAG CCTAA